One genomic segment of Thermodesulfobacteriota bacterium includes these proteins:
- a CDS encoding hydrogenase iron-sulfur subunit produces the protein MAEEKETIPTTDWEPRIMAFVCNWCTYAGADLAGTSRMEYKPNVRIVKLPCTGRIDPLFIIKAFENGADAVLVSGCHPGDCHYTTGNYHARRRWIGFRGLMEFVGIDTRRLHFSWVSASEAIKWVDLINKVTDEVKELGPFMEYRNLKRGAEEAKP, from the coding sequence ATGGCAGAGGAAAAAGAAACCATACCGACGACCGACTGGGAACCTCGTATAATGGCGTTCGTCTGCAACTGGTGCACCTACGCCGGGGCGGACCTCGCGGGTACGAGCAGGATGGAGTACAAGCCGAACGTGCGCATAGTAAAGCTCCCGTGCACCGGCAGGATAGACCCGCTTTTTATAATAAAGGCGTTCGAGAACGGCGCCGACGCAGTGCTCGTCTCGGGCTGCCACCCCGGCGACTGCCACTACACCACCGGGAACTACCACGCCCGCAGGAGGTGGATCGGCTTCAGGGGCCTCATGGAGTTCGTGGGCATAGACACCCGGAGGCTCCACTTCTCCTGGGTCTCGGCCTCGGAGGCTATAAAGTGGGTGGACCTCATAAATAAGGTGACCGACGAGGTAAAGGAGCTCGGGCCGTTCATGGAGTACCGTAATCTTAAGCGAGGCGCCGAGGAGGCCAAGCCATGA